The following DNA comes from Sphingomonas flavescens.
TGGCCGGACCCGGCACCTGGTTCGGTATATCCGCGATCCGGTCGTGCTTGCCTTCTCCACGGCGTCGAGCGAGGCAGCTTATCCCCGGACGCTTGAGGCCTTGGACCGGTTCGGTGTGCCGCCGCGAATCGCCAGCTTCGTCCTGCCACTCGGTTATTCGTTCAATCTCGACGGCTCGATGATGTACATGACCTTCGCGACGATTTTCATCGCGCAGGCCTATGGGATCCATCTGAACTTCGGCCAGGAGATGACTATGCTCCTGGTAATGATGGTAACGTCGAAGGGCATGGCCGGAGTACCGCGTGCCAGCCTCGTCGTCATTGCCGCGACGTTGGGCATGTTCAAGATTCCCGAAGCCGGACTTCTGCTCATCCTCGCAGTCGACCACTTCCTGGACATGGGTCGTTCGGCGACCAACGTCGTCGGCAATGCCGTGGCCTCGACGGTCGTCGCCCGATGGGAGGGCACGCTCGACGCGCCTGAGCCTGCGGACATCGAACCACCGCATGCGCCGTCCCACCGCCCTGGCCCGGCCAAGGCGGAGGATCATTTCTAGGCGAAGGGCTGGTCGATCGACGGAGGCGGCGTCGTGAACCACTTTGGACCGGCTTCCGTCATGTGGAAGCAGTCCTCGAACCGGATGCCGAACTTGCCGGGGAGGTAGATGCCTGGCTCGTTGGAAAAGCACATGCCCGCGGCAAGCGGCGTCATCTCGCCGTGGACGAGATTGACCGGCTCATGGCCTTCCATGCCGATGCCGTGGCCGGTGCGATGGGAGGTTCCGGGCAGCTTGTACCCGGGGCCGTAGCCCCAGCTCTCGTATGCACGGCGCACCGCATCGTCGACGCTGCCCGCCGGCGCGCCGACCTTCGCGGCGGACATGGCGATGTCCTGACCACGACGGACCCGTTGCGCGACCTTGCGCTGCTCGGGTGTCGGGGCGGCGCCAAAGATGAAGCTGCGCGAGATATCCGATTGATATCCGTGCACAGAACAGCCGCAATCCATCAGCACCACTTCGCCGCGCCGCACTGCCTGCGGCTTATGGCTCCCATGCGGATAAGCCGAGGCTTCGCCGAGCAGGATCAAGCCGCCGTCATAGGCGCCACCCATTCTCTTGTGCGCAGCCGCGACCAGCGCATCGACATCGGCCGGACTCATGCCCTCGCGCATATGCTGTCCGGCGTATTTCAGCGATGCTTCGGTGATATCGGCTGCCGCCTGCATCAGAGCGAGTTCGGCGGGCGTCTTGATCATTCGGCAGCCGCGAACAACCGGATTTGCGGTCACCGCCCGCAGCTTCGGAAGTTGCTGACGAAGCCTGTCGAAGATGAAGAAGCGGTCGGTTTCCTCAAAGCCCACGGCACCGTCGGCCACGCGCCGTTCGCGAAGGACGTCAGCGACGAATTTCAGCGGCTCCTCGTCTTCGTTCCAGGTTCGGATCTCCGCCGGCACCGAAAGACTTTCCGCTACCGAAGGGCGCTCGAAGAACGGTGTAACGATGATGGGATCGCCCCGCATTGGGATGACCGCGGCGGTGAGGCGCTCGGAACGCCACCACTGCACGCCAGTGAAATAGTCGAGGCTGGCGCCGGGCTCGACAATGATCGCGCCGATGCCGTGCTTCGCCATCAGCGAGCGGGCCTTGGCGAGACGCGCCAGACGCTCGGCCGAAGTGATCGGTGGCGGTAGCGTAATCTTCGGCAGCTCGTCAGCGGCCTGGGCAAAGACGCGGTCCAGCGGCACGGTGAGCGCTGCGGCCATGGCTCCCGCACCTTGCAGGAAATGGCGGCGGCGAACTTTAGTATCGAGCATCGAAGAACCCCCGAAAGAGATCCGGCACTGTTGCACGGCGCAAGGCAATCGGCCAGCAGGCGCCGCTCCATGTTCGACTCCCTGGCTCATGACGGCGTGAAGCGCCCCGGCACCCGCGAGATGACCTTCATGCTCGCGGGGTTAATGGCGCTCAACGCGTTCGCAATCGACGCCATGGTTCCCGCGCTGCCGGCGATCGGCGATTCGCTTCGAGTAACGACGGAAAACGACCGTCAGCTGGTAGTGATCGCTTACTTCGTCGGCTTCGCCTCGACCCAATTGTTTTGGGGACCGCTCGCCGATCGGTTCGGGCGCAAGCCGATCCTCGCCGCCGGGATCAGCCTGTACACCTTGTTCGCCCTCCTCTGCGCGTTCGCAGGCACCTTCCCGCTGCTGATCGCCTCGCGGTTCGCAATGGGCGCCTCGGCCGCGGTGACACGGGTGCTGGTGGTCGCCATGGTGCGCGACCTGTTCGAGGCCGAAGCCATGGCGCGCGTGATGAGCCTGGTGTTCATGACCTTCATGCTGGTGCCGGTGCTGGCACCGAACATCGGGCAAGCCATCTTGCTGGTCGCCTCCTGGCGGGCAATCTTCATCGTGCTTGCCGGATACGCCCTTCTGATGCTGGCTTGGTCGGCGTGGCGTTTGCCCGAGACGTTGCACCCTGAATTCCGTCGCTCACTGCGATGGAGGGAAATGGGCGGCGCGATGATGGAAGCGGTGCGCGATCCCCTCTCTCGCGGCTACACGCTGGCGCTCGCCTCGACCTTCTCGGCCCTGATCGCCTATATCTCGTCCATCCAGCAGATCGTCTTCGATGTGTTTGACGAGGGCCGCTACATCGGACTGGTGTTCGCGGGGATCGCGGCGCCGATGGCCCTCGCCTCCTGGCTCAACTCCCGATTCGTCGGACGCTTTGGACTGCGGCGGGTCGGGCACAGCGCCGCGGTGATGTTCGCCGTCATCACCAGCCTGCACGCGCTGATCGGCCTGACGGGACATGAGAGCCTGCCGGTGTTCGTGGTGATGCAAAGCCTGGCGATGGCGAGCTTTGCCTTTACCTCGTCCAACCTTGGCACGCTGGCGATGGAGCGAATGGCGCCGATCGCCGGCACCGCTTCATCGATCCAGGGTGTGGTCGGGACGCTGGGCGCGGCGATTGTCGGCTTTGCGATCGGCCAGGCGTTCGACGGAACGGTGCGCCCGTATCTGATCGGCTGCGCGCTCGCTGCCATCGCCGCGCTCATCATCATCGTGCTGACCGAGCCGAAGCGGCTCTTCGCCCGGCTCGAGCCCAGCCGGCCGGCGACCTTCGGTGGCTGCGATCCCGAGGACCTTTGCTAGACCAGCTTGGCGGAAAGCGCATTGGACCGCTGCCCGCCGCTGGGGATCTTAACCGGCGACTTCTTCTTCCTCGGGTCCGGCCATGAGAGCCTCGCCCACTTCCTCGGTCTTGCCGCGGATCGCGTTTTCGATGCGCCGCGCGATCTCGGGGTTTTCCTTGAGGTAGGTCTTGGCGTTCTCGCGGCCTTGACCGATGCGGATCGAGTCATAGCTGAACCACGCGCCCGACTTTTCGACCAGACCGGCCTTGACGCCAAGGTCGAGGATTTCGCCGACCTTGCTGACGCCCTCACCGTACATGATGTCGAATTCGACCTGCTTGAACGGCGGCGCGACCTTGTTCTTGACGACCTTCACCCGGGTGGCGTTGCCGACGATGTCGTCGCGGTCCTTGATCTGGCCGGTGCGGCGAATGTCGAGGCGGACCGAGGCGTAGAACTTCAGCGCGTTGCCGCCCGTCGTAGTTTCCGGATTTCCGTACATGACGCCGATCTTCATGCGGACTTGGTTGATGAAGATGACCGTGCAGCGCGAGCGGCTGATCGAACCGGTCAGCTTGCGCAGGGCCTGGCTCATCAGGCGGGCCTGAAGGCCGACGTGACTGTCGCCCATTTCCCCCTCGATCTCGGCGCGCGGCACCAGCGCGGCGACGGAGTCGACCACCAGCACGTCGATCGCATTGGAGCGGACCAGCGTATCGACGATTTCCAGCGCCTGCTCGCCCGTATCGGGCTGCGACACGATCAGCTCGTCGATGTTGACGCGAAGCTTCTTGGCGTAGACCGGATCGAGCGCATGCTCGGCGTCGACGAAAGCGGCGGTGCCGCCCGTCTTCTGCGCCTCGGCAATCGCGTGGAGTGCCAGCGTCGTCTTGCCCGAGCTTTCCGGCCCGTAGATCTCAATGATGCGGCCGCGCGGAATGCCGCCGACGCCAAGCGCGATGTCCAGCCCGAGGCTGCCGGTCGAAATGGTTTCGATCTCGATCTTTTCGCGGCTGCCAAGCTTCATCGCCGAGCCCTTGCCGAAGGCGCGATCAATCTGCGCAAGGGCGGCTTCAAGGGCCTTCTGACGGTCCGTGCCTGAGCTGTTCAAGGTACTGTTTTCCAATGCGTTGCCAATGACTTTAAGCGTCGCTGCCATGTCCCTTGCCTCCGTTCAAGCTGCAATCGATGGCGGCCGAGCCCCGCCTGTGGAGAAGTGTTCGTATCCGATTTGTTCTCGTGGAACAAGTGTGGAACGTGCTTAT
Coding sequences within:
- a CDS encoding Xaa-Pro peptidase family protein, with the protein product MAAALTVPLDRVFAQAADELPKITLPPPITSAERLARLAKARSLMAKHGIGAIIVEPGASLDYFTGVQWWRSERLTAAVIPMRGDPIIVTPFFERPSVAESLSVPAEIRTWNEDEEPLKFVADVLRERRVADGAVGFEETDRFFIFDRLRQQLPKLRAVTANPVVRGCRMIKTPAELALMQAAADITEASLKYAGQHMREGMSPADVDALVAAAHKRMGGAYDGGLILLGEASAYPHGSHKPQAVRRGEVVLMDCGCSVHGYQSDISRSFIFGAAPTPEQRKVAQRVRRGQDIAMSAAKVGAPAGSVDDAVRRAYESWGYGPGYKLPGTSHRTGHGIGMEGHEPVNLVHGEMTPLAAGMCFSNEPGIYLPGKFGIRFEDCFHMTEAGPKWFTTPPPSIDQPFA
- a CDS encoding multidrug effflux MFS transporter; the protein is MAAANFSIEHRRTPERDPALLHGARQSASRRRSMFDSLAHDGVKRPGTREMTFMLAGLMALNAFAIDAMVPALPAIGDSLRVTTENDRQLVVIAYFVGFASTQLFWGPLADRFGRKPILAAGISLYTLFALLCAFAGTFPLLIASRFAMGASAAVTRVLVVAMVRDLFEAEAMARVMSLVFMTFMLVPVLAPNIGQAILLVASWRAIFIVLAGYALLMLAWSAWRLPETLHPEFRRSLRWREMGGAMMEAVRDPLSRGYTLALASTFSALIAYISSIQQIVFDVFDEGRYIGLVFAGIAAPMALASWLNSRFVGRFGLRRVGHSAAVMFAVITSLHALIGLTGHESLPVFVVMQSLAMASFAFTSSNLGTLAMERMAPIAGTASSIQGVVGTLGAAIVGFAIGQAFDGTVRPYLIGCALAAIAALIIIVLTEPKRLFARLEPSRPATFGGCDPEDLC
- the recA gene encoding recombinase RecA codes for the protein MAATLKVIGNALENSTLNSSGTDRQKALEAALAQIDRAFGKGSAMKLGSREKIEIETISTGSLGLDIALGVGGIPRGRIIEIYGPESSGKTTLALHAIAEAQKTGGTAAFVDAEHALDPVYAKKLRVNIDELIVSQPDTGEQALEIVDTLVRSNAIDVLVVDSVAALVPRAEIEGEMGDSHVGLQARLMSQALRKLTGSISRSRCTVIFINQVRMKIGVMYGNPETTTGGNALKFYASVRLDIRRTGQIKDRDDIVGNATRVKVVKNKVAPPFKQVEFDIMYGEGVSKVGEILDLGVKAGLVEKSGAWFSYDSIRIGQGRENAKTYLKENPEIARRIENAIRGKTEEVGEALMAGPEEEEVAG